One Bacilli bacterium genomic window carries:
- the cobA gene encoding uroporphyrinogen-III C-methyltransferase yields MARTGKVYLVGAGPGDPQLITVRGLKLLQAADVVVYDRLVGPRLLKHCRDDAEKVFVGKRADRHTMRQEEISRMLVEYALRGKTVVRLKGGDPFVFGRGGEEAELLAQNGIAYEIVPGVTSAIAVPAYAGIPVTHRDFASSFAVVTGHESPDKLDERIRWEHLAHGVDTLVFVMGVARIRHIAAKLLSAGKPPETPVCLIRWGTTPEQRTLSGTLATIADAIEASGFKPPAITVIGDVATLRDKLAWFEKKPLFGKRVLITRQAEQAGELAGLIAHLGGEPLELPVIATRAPQAQAQRQKMRDALTRLSRYDWLIFTSANGVKFFFQELKAQQIDIRQMRNAKIAVVGPKTYDAVAAQGIFPDFSAEQFVAEGLFAALSPHLRRGQRVLLPRADIARNWLPEKLRESGLKVTEVDAYETVRAEVDASEAISRLKRGQIHVVTFTSSSTVRNLLRLLREQSGDDPLALLRHAEIACIGPKTAQTASECGLNVTYTAADATIQSLVEAIL; encoded by the coding sequence ATGGCACGCACGGGGAAAGTATATTTGGTTGGCGCCGGACCGGGCGATCCGCAATTGATCACGGTGCGCGGCCTTAAACTGTTGCAAGCGGCAGATGTGGTTGTGTACGATCGGTTGGTTGGCCCGCGGCTGTTGAAACACTGCCGGGACGACGCGGAGAAAGTCTTTGTCGGCAAGCGCGCCGACAGGCATACGATGCGTCAGGAGGAGATCAGCCGGATGCTTGTGGAATACGCGCTGCGCGGAAAAACCGTCGTACGCTTGAAGGGCGGCGATCCTTTTGTTTTCGGCAGGGGCGGCGAAGAAGCGGAATTGCTCGCGCAAAACGGCATCGCATACGAAATTGTGCCGGGCGTTACGTCCGCCATTGCCGTTCCGGCATATGCGGGCATTCCCGTGACGCACCGCGACTTCGCCTCTTCCTTTGCCGTCGTCACCGGACATGAATCCCCGGATAAGCTGGATGAACGCATCAGGTGGGAACACTTGGCGCACGGGGTCGATACGCTTGTATTTGTCATGGGCGTCGCGCGCATTCGCCATATTGCCGCAAAGCTGCTTTCCGCCGGCAAGCCGCCGGAAACGCCGGTTTGTCTCATCCGTTGGGGAACTACGCCGGAGCAGCGCACCTTGTCCGGAACGCTCGCGACCATTGCCGACGCGATCGAAGCAAGCGGATTCAAGCCGCCGGCGATAACCGTGATCGGTGATGTGGCGACATTGCGGGACAAACTTGCCTGGTTTGAAAAAAAACCGCTGTTCGGCAAACGGGTGCTGATTACCCGCCAGGCCGAGCAAGCCGGAGAGTTGGCCGGGCTGATCGCGCATCTGGGCGGCGAACCGTTGGAACTGCCCGTAATTGCGACGCGCGCGCCGCAGGCGCAAGCGCAACGGCAAAAAATGCGGGACGCGTTAACGCGATTGTCCCGGTATGATTGGCTTATATTTACAAGCGCAAACGGGGTTAAGTTTTTCTTTCAGGAACTAAAAGCGCAACAGATCGATATACGCCAAATGCGCAACGCGAAAATCGCCGTGGTCGGCCCGAAAACGTATGACGCTGTTGCGGCGCAAGGGATTTTCCCCGATTTTTCGGCTGAGCAATTTGTGGCCGAAGGTTTGTTTGCCGCCCTTTCCCCCCATTTGCGGCGCGGACAGCGCGTATTGTTGCCGCGTGCCGATATCGCCAGGAACTGGCTGCCGGAAAAATTGCGCGAAAGCGGTCTTAAAGTGACGGAAGTAGACGCATATGAGACGGTCCGCGCGGAAGTGGACGCGAGCGAAGCGATCAGCCGGTTAAAGCGCGGGCAGATCCATGTTGTCACGTTCACCAGCTCGTCAACCGTGCGCAATTTATTGCGGCTTTTGCGCGAGCAAAGCGGCGATGATCCGCTCGCGCTGTTGCGGCATGCGGAAATTGCCTGCATTGGGCCGAAAACGGCGCAAACCGCAAGCGAATGCGGGCTTAACGTTACATACACGGCGGCGGATGCGACGATCCAATCGCTTGTCGAGGCCATTCTATGA
- the hemC gene encoding hydroxymethylbilane synthase: protein MKTIYVGTRQSALAVTQTGQAIELLQKACAERGLDVRFATKKIVTKGDRILDVTLSKVGGKGLFVKELEQALYEGEIDIAIHSMKDVPAQLPDGLVLGAVLTRADPRDCVITRDGRPFAELPQGAKVGTSSLRRSCQLKASRPDLQLQSIRGNIDSRLRKLASAGLDAVVLAAAGLIRMGWEDRITERLPVDICLPAVGQGALAIECRADDREMLELLKLVNDQKTQMTVAAERAFLNRLDGGCQIPLGAFAEFVNDPASAGNAGAIRLTGMVGAPDGSRMLRESAVGADPIQLGTILAERLIERGADDILAQVRG, encoded by the coding sequence ATGAAGACGATTTACGTGGGAACCCGGCAGAGCGCGCTTGCCGTCACGCAGACGGGACAAGCGATTGAACTTTTGCAAAAAGCATGCGCCGAGCGCGGGCTTGATGTTCGGTTTGCAACAAAGAAAATCGTTACCAAAGGCGATCGCATTCTGGACGTTACGTTATCCAAAGTGGGCGGGAAGGGGCTGTTCGTCAAGGAATTGGAGCAAGCGCTTTACGAAGGCGAGATTGATATCGCCATACACAGCATGAAAGATGTGCCGGCGCAATTGCCGGACGGGCTTGTGCTCGGTGCGGTGCTGACACGGGCGGACCCGCGCGATTGCGTTATAACCAGGGACGGGAGACCGTTTGCCGAGCTGCCGCAAGGCGCGAAAGTCGGCACAAGCAGCCTGCGGCGTTCCTGCCAGCTAAAAGCGAGCCGCCCGGATTTACAGCTGCAATCCATTCGCGGCAATATCGACTCGCGCTTGCGCAAACTCGCCTCCGCGGGCCTGGACGCGGTGGTGCTGGCTGCGGCGGGATTGATCCGGATGGGCTGGGAAGACCGCATCACGGAACGATTGCCCGTTGACATTTGTTTGCCCGCTGTCGGCCAGGGGGCGCTGGCGATCGAGTGCCGCGCCGACGACAGGGAAATGCTGGAGTTGCTCAAGCTTGTTAACGATCAAAAGACGCAGATGACCGTTGCGGCGGAAAGAGCGTTTTTGAACCGTTTGGATGGGGGATGCCAAATTCCGCTCGGAGCGTTTGCGGAGTTCGTAAATGACCCGGCTTCTGCCGGAAATGCCGGGGCAATTCGGCTCACCGGCATGGTCGGCGCGCCGGACGGCAGCCGCATGCTGCGGGAATCGGCGGTTGGCGCCGATCCAATACAATTGGGCACAATCCTGGCGGAACGGTTGATCGAACGGGGAGCAGACGACATTTTGGCGCAAGTTAGGGGTTAA
- a CDS encoding NAD(P)-dependent oxidoreductase, protein MPELYPILLDLQEKKCVVVGGGKVAERKIAALLAAAAEVVVVSPVVTAGIERMRLAGNLRVLLREYGEDVLRGASLAFACTDSDDVNARVCADARKQGVFANNVSQPEKGDMRNMACLRRGKLQICVATGGASPLLARQLIRRLADEFGPEYATYVEFLEELRSKVQIANFSADKRRRILASALQWGILEQIGNDTFMANRDSILRELLEARHEDDLRGNPAERACRHADGTSD, encoded by the coding sequence TTGCCTGAGCTTTATCCGATCCTCCTTGATTTGCAGGAGAAAAAATGCGTGGTCGTAGGGGGCGGCAAGGTGGCGGAAAGAAAAATCGCCGCCTTGCTCGCCGCCGCTGCCGAAGTCGTTGTCGTCAGTCCGGTCGTAACGGCCGGGATCGAGCGCATGCGCTTGGCCGGCAACTTGCGCGTGTTGCTGCGGGAATACGGCGAAGACGTATTGCGCGGGGCGAGTCTGGCATTCGCTTGCACCGATTCGGATGATGTGAATGCGCGAGTTTGCGCGGATGCGCGAAAACAGGGCGTTTTTGCCAACAACGTAAGTCAGCCCGAAAAAGGCGATATGCGCAATATGGCGTGCCTTCGCCGCGGCAAACTGCAAATATGCGTGGCGACAGGGGGAGCCAGCCCACTGTTGGCACGGCAATTGATTCGGCGCCTGGCGGATGAATTCGGCCCGGAATATGCGACGTATGTCGAGTTTCTTGAGGAGTTGCGCAGCAAGGTCCAAATAGCGAATTTTAGCGCGGACAAGCGGCGCCGTATTTTGGCATCCGCGCTGCAATGGGGTATACTGGAACAAATCGGCAATGACACTTTTATGGCGAATCGGGATTCGATTTTGCGGGAATTATTGGAGGCGCGACATGAAGACGATTTACGTGGGAACCCGGCAGAGCGCGCTTGCCGTCACGCAGACGGGACAAGCGATTGA